Below is a window of Camelina sativa cultivar DH55 chromosome 11, Cs, whole genome shotgun sequence DNA.
AAGTTCATTTTCTCTAAACTTTCCTTGAGCAATATGTTTTGGATTGACTTTTAGAACCGTGTGCCAAATTTTCCGAGGTCGTTTTGTGTTTGGGTATGAAAGATAACACACTTGATCAGCTTGCGAACCTACAAATGTTTGCCAATAGAAACCTTGTGATATGTAGATTAAAAATATTGACATATAAATTTAGGGTAAAAGATAAGAATACCTAAGATGAATGGTTCATAATTTTGATACTTCTTTTATTGTAGCACGTCAACAATGCCTCCATCTCGAATTCGAGTGCCTTCCAGGATCAAACCATTCACAGAAGAAAACTATGATCCTTAAATTCAAAAATTCTGGATACTTGAGCTGAATAATATTTTCGACGGTCCCATAATAATCATCTTCGTCATGTGCTTCTGAATAATTTGATCCTCGAACACATATCCCATAATTCATTGTTTTTCTGGTTCTCCCATCGGCCTTCGTGTGAAACAAATAACCTCTTGTAAAATGCATAGGTCACgacttgattttattttcaggACCGTCCACTATATCATACACCCATGGAGGAAAACTTTTTGAACTTATACAAACCTGTAcgtgtatataataatataaaaaatatacacatataatatatatcaaattattgaGTAGTATATTCTTACATATTCACGAATCTATTTAGGAAAATCTGCTTCTCTTTTTGAGATGACTTCAACCTCAAAATGTTCTGGATCACCATATCGAATATTTGTCTCCAATAATCTGTGTttcaccaaaaatatatatgatttcttaACCTGAAACCAAGAAGAtcatgtatattaaaaattaataagttaACAAAGAGCATACCTCTCAAGTGGCCTAAAATAGTCACAATTGAGTAAAACATATGCATGTGCACATTTGTACTCTTTTTCACTTAACCAAAATTCACTACATTTGCCACTTGGACGACCCACATAAGTGAATATTTCATGTACCGGTACAGGATAAACAGGTACTTCACCTTCATTATACCTCATCTCCCTGAAAATTAAATTCCGTTTACCATCATTAATATAATTGGAAGCAAATACTGAATTACAACAATTACTAATTAAGTTATACCATTGATGTCTGCACAACTAGCTAAATCTGAAACATAGCCGTCAGAGAATTTAACCTCATGTTTGACCCATTCTAACAGTCATTCTTTTGCTTTCGGAGTCAACCTCCAAACAGGAAATGGAGCTCCCCCTCCATCATCTGCATGCAATTCTTTCTGAGAGGAAAATCTTTTAATGTCCAATTTTGACTTCACTGTATCTTTTGATCTATCTTTAACATTCATAGTAGTATACATGATATTATCATGCATATTCTTCTCGATATGCATCAAATCAAGATTGAGTCATAGAATCAGATCAACCCAGTAAGGCAACTCCCAAAATTTGCTTTCTTTATGTCAATTATGCCACTTTCCATAGCCTTCCACTTTAtcttcatgaccatttccaccACAGACATATGTTTTAGGTGCTATAGATTGCCTTATACGCTGATATATAACTTCTCCATTCAGAGATGGCGGTGGATAGTCGTTCAAAGCATGCTTTCCCTTCAGaaagttatttttattctttcgCAATGGATGATTTGTAGGAAGAAACCTCCtgtgacaatcaaaccaacatgtctttcTACTAGCCGGCAACCAAAAAGCAATTGTTTCATCCATACAAATAGGACATGATATTCTCCCATGAGTTGTCCATCCTGACAATATACCATATGCCGGAAAATCGCTAATAGTCCATAAAAGCGCAACTTTAAGGTTGAAGTTTTGATCTAACGAAACATCATAGGCTTCAACCCCGTTGTATCATAGCTCCTTTGACTCGTCGATCAACGGTTGGAGGAAAACATCAAGACTAGCTCTTGGATGATTTGGTCCTAAATTCAGAATTGTCAGGAACAAATACTCATTGTTCATGTACATATCCGGAGGTAAGTTATATGGTGTCAAGATTACAGGCCATAACGAATGGTTTTTGGACATGCCAAAAGGATTAAAACCGTCTGTACATAATCTGAGATAAACGTTTCGTGTTTCTCCTGCAAATGTAGGATGCAGATGTTGGAAATTCTTCCACTCTGCTGCATCAGATGGATGACACATTACTCCGTCTTCTGAATCATGCTCAGCATGCCATCTCATCGCTGATATAGTCTTCTCTGATTGGTACATTCTCTTCAATCTGTCAGTAATAGGTAAATACCACATACGACTAAAAGATATTCTATTTCTTCCCTCACTATCCTTGTACCTTGGTTTTCCACAAAACTTGCAATGTTCCAACTTCGCATATTCTTTCCAGAAGAGCATACAATTATCTATACATACATCAAATGTATGGTACGGCAATCCTATCTTTCGCATCAAAGACTCTGTCTCGTAGTATGAACCGGTGCCTGATTACTCTCTGGTAAATACTCCATAAATAATTCAGCCCATGAGTCCATGCAGGTTTCAGATAAATTATGATCTACCTTGTTGTTCATGAAACGAGCAGCCAACGACAATTTCGACTGACTTTCCCGACACCCATCATAAATTGGATTATTTGCAGCATCTAACATATCATAAAACCGTTTTGCATCTTGGGTAGGTTCTTCATGAACATGAGATCCACTTTCATGTTCATGTTGATGATACTGATTAAATGGTGTAGTaccatgaaatgcatcattcaccataccAGCAAATACATTCCCACCATTCCCTCCATCAAATTCTACTGATTGATCACCCCACATATAATCTACATTACCATAATGACTACTCGTTCCTTCCCCAACCACATTATAATCTTCACCATGTTCAAACCATACATAATATCCAGGCGTGAATCTTTTACTATGCAAATGCGATGAGATCGTACGAGCATGCAATAACTTTTCATTTTGACATTTAAAGCAAGGGCAGAGAAACCTACCTCCACTGTTATGGGCTAATGATTGGTTACTTGCAAAAGCTATGAACTGATCTACCCCCTCCAAAAATACCTTCGAGATATGATTTGTCTCTCGATTGATTCTATTGTACATCCACTCTCGTGAATAATTCCAcattttttctcacttttttcccttttttcttctcttttttttctctgtttttttttgctcctttttttcttgtatcaaaTAATGGAAATGAGAGGTGTGAAAAATGAGAGGAGTGAGCGGTGGCTTATATAGGGATAACATGATCACTGTTTTGAGACTACCTTATAAGAGTCACAAATTTGCGATCGTTTTGCGACGAATTTGCCACTTTATTACGACCACTTTGGGACTACAATTATATGTCGGCAAAGTTCAGTACCCCACCTATCCTCAACATTTTCCACGTTTTTAACTAACTTTTGTGTACGACTACTTTGCAACGAATTTGTAACTTAAACAGACAGTTATAACTCCGTCGCAATTTTATAACGATATTGCGACCAAAGTTAACGACTTCTATTTATGTCGCTAAGTCGTCGCTATTTGCGACTGTTTCGCAACTCCTGCTATAGTGAATTTAAAGTAGTCTTAATGTAGTCGCAAATGAGCAACGTGTTAGCAACTACTTTTATTAGTCGCATATTTAGGACTAATTAGCGATGATAGTTTCTGCAGTTGTGTTTTAGTCGCAAAACGGTCACAAAAGGGTCGCTAATATTTGTGACCGTTTATGTGGTCGCAAATAGTAGTCTCAAAACacaggttttcttgtagtgtcatgtcggtcgatgcaacccctggtggtgtcggtcgatgcatgtttggtgttggtcgatgcagttcCTGGTTTAtttgttggttgttgtttgatggttagaaaCATAgagtatctcaattgcttgtgtgtatagcctagtagataggaggattgcctcactaagtatttataataatacttacgcatctcaattgttgtttgtggtgtgcaggtttgtgacgTGGGACCATGGCGATGGGGAgaaggatgatctagggtctcgtttgtgtgttgttggttatattgtttatgttggaaccttggttatagttatgttaggttgttggataaaatggttaggaatgttatgtATCTGAGATgattaatgttatatgtttccGCTATGCATATTATTGGTTGTTGGTTTAATATTGGTAAtgtggtttggtttaattaagtagtatgagatgcttaattatagatttttattattaaaaaaaagaaaaaaaggttcgggttgtttcattatttcttagttatatatataaagttgatttctcttctccttcctccacctcatcactttttattttcaattttaacaaattaatatacatCATCAAAGGAACATAAAATTCCAAAGTTAATGCAtatcatttttgtaatatttttattattattaaagcaATAATTTACAATagtttaaactaaaatataaaccaaaaacaaaatgaaaaaaatatacaacgaaaaaatgtcaaagtaaaatatgaatagagattatatcaatataaaattagatatttctatcataacatattataattgtgtaaatatatgtaaaaaactaaaaataggagaaaaataaagttatcatatatttaatggaAGATGAATTACTTTCAAGAGTTACAATTATTaggataaataaataagagtttttttaaaaaaacaaactcaaaaatttaaaggttttttaaatCAAGAGGTTATTCAATTCTtggtgttaaattataaattcatatgtatattattattttccattctaatttaatatacttaatatatatatatatgtgtttttgttttttgggaatatgattaatatacatatatatatatatatatctatgtttttgttttttgggaaTATGATTCAACTCTCATATTTAtgaatgatcatatatatacaaatttttgaaagtACAAAAGAAACACAGATGAAAGCACTCAGATTCAACTAGTAACTTATAAGGTTATCTCAATGGTATAGTTACCCTACACaatcattctatttttttatgcTAAACAATAATTGACCACACGACTCTTTCTATATAAAAAGTAACTAGCTAAGactaatcaatgttttttcaaaCAGAATTATTCAAGATATATTATTCTTGCATTTATCAATTCTTTTAGGTTCTTATGATTATTTAACTGTCCACTAATTTCAATTTTCAGAAAATAGCTCTTATCCAAAAGAAATTTAGCCAAGAAGTACAGAATATGTATGGTAAGAAAATTACatggtcaaaaaaaatttaaagataaaaatataaacaagtaaagaAAACTCATTCAAAAtagaaaatccaaaatttcaaattatatcAAGTATTAGCAAACCAAAGTATTTGAAATTATATCAGAAGATTTAGATTATTAAGGATATCAAttaatttctgaattttgttTGACATGTCATCTAATTTTTTCCCACTTTTTCATTTAAATggattataaaaaagaaaataaaaaatcgagTGTAGGCGAGTtctattatagtattttataattattgtaaatatgaaaaatattaaaaaagataagaaaacatTAGAAGTATCTATACTATCAAAGATTGACCTTTAATATATCAGATGAATTAACAGTTatcatacaaaatattaaattataatatggCCTTAACATACATAATTGTAAATgcatataatttattagaatttaagaaattacttttaaaaaaacttaaattgtaAAGAGCAAATTATTCTTAATATCATCTATGAAAATATCTAGTAACACCAAATGagataaaatactataaataaaaggtatttttttttttaagtcaaataAGTTGGAAAAGATATACTAAGGagataatcataaataaaattttcatttatgatCAAAAGATGTTGGAAACATTCTACGTTGCTTATTCCACTACTACAAATTTTGTCTTTATCTTTTGAGATTCGTCATGAACTTAcgatattttcttttgattctgGCACGAAGTCTCCGAGCTTTTTCTTCGTTCGTCTCCCTCTTGTAGTGATATACCACATGTGCAGCAAATTTTTGAGAAGAATCAAACACACCATTGCACTTAGAACATGTATATGAaccatttttttcatttgatataCTATGTGTACGGCCATcatactcatcatcatcatcctcagaaTCAAAAATATTGATTGGTCTAAGAATTTTCTTCAAAGATCGAGTATCTTAAGGAACATGGTTACactttgatgatgaagaagacatattaaaataatgaggatcaacaaaattttggtttggatAAACGACTCTAATAGGTGTcggatttaaaattttacgCTGATTACCAAGAAAAGTTGGAGGAAGAAATAAAGGAATCCAAATATTGGGTTTGGAATCCATAGCATGATTGACATGATCAGTTTCAGATTGGACATTGTCAATTGGATTGTTAGGAAAATATTTGTCACCATAAACAAAACCAACGTTTCTCCTCTGATAGTTCACATATGaacaattaaatgaaaaagaagaaaaagagcatGTGAAttttgagaagagaaaaaaggagGAGGAGCAAATATATTTGCATGGTTCATACAACTAGATGCTGTGAACATATTTGGATTAGAAACATGTgaattttgagaagaagaaaaatgaagagaagTAAATAAATTTGCATGGTTTATGCGATCAGATGTTATGAACATATTTGGATTGGAAGCCATTAAAACTTCAAATGTATGTTTCACCATCGGTTTGTGTAtccttttatataattttaactaattgaaaaggtaaaaaaaaattgagatttcttaaatcaaaatcaaatctattttgtaatttcaaatTTGGCGCGTTATTTATGACTATTAAATCATCTATTTATCCGCTTATTTACTTTGTTGACTAATGACATCTCTAATTACCAAATCAGCAAGGATCAACCGCACACAACCAAACCACACAAAgcaataaatgaaattaaagccccatttaatttaaatgtttttttttttgtcaaacaagactttttatttatgaaatcaGAATTAAAAGGTTTTCTATTTATGACATCAAAGGTAATGAACTTTAACAGTTAAGactatacacacacaaaaattaagaaaaaataaataaataaataaagaaaaagaaatgaacttATAAAGGATTTACCAATCCTTTTCCTTATCCAAATCTGCTCCcaccaactcttcttcttcatcaatcttcACAATcccaaaaatctctcaaatcgctttctctctttcaataGACACCTCTCTCTCCCACCACggatctctctcttttatccCCTCGCGACGCAATTCCGTTAGACGAAACCTCGGCGGCTGCGATTGCGTTGTTCTGCCCTCGCGGCGTAAGGTCCGTTACGATTCGTTGGTGGTGGTTACGGTTTCAGGAGCGGTACCAAGCCTAGATGCGCCTTTGGTTCCACGCTCAGCTCAGGGGAGGTTTCTAAGCAGCGTGTTAGCAAAAAAGCGGCAGCTCTTTCATTTCGCCGTCGCTGATTTGCTTAAACAGCTCGTTGATGATAAGGAAGCTGCCTTATCTCGTATGTTCCTTAGTTCTGGTTCCGATGAAGCTTCTCTCCACCGGTTAGTTTAACCTTCCTCCTTCCTTAATCACAATTGCAAGTACTTGTTGCCACTGTGGAATCACTTAGTTATAGGAAACAAAGCTTTAGAAGTTGAATAATCCAGAAATAATTAattctttgattctttaattTTAGTCGTTGATATGAAATTATCCTAATCTATAGTTTACAAGTGTTTGTTACCACTATGGAATTGCCTAATTGTAGGAACGTTTGATTCTTTGAGAAATGTTTGAAACTTTGATTATATGATTGTAGTCATTGATCCAGAAACTGATGCTAATCAATGGTTACAACTTGTAACTTACAAGTTCTGGTTACAACTATGGAATCGTCTAATTGTGGGAGTCGGACAGAACTTTCTGTAGAAATGCATATTTCATTGTTTGTAGTAGTTAATCTTGTAGAGGAGTTGCATACTCAATGTTAAATCACGATTGCACATAtaggctttgaatggttgtaCCGTATGGTGTAAACCGGACAATGCATACCAATATTTTGGTATGCAAAACATTAGACTGTGGTATGGAGCAGATTAGTATGGAGTTTATATTAGTATGGAGCTTTTGAGGAGCAGAATGAAAAATGCAGACCAATAGTGAATTTACAATGGTATGGAGTTGTACGCTCAAATGCATACTAGTATGGAAATTTTTAGTATGCAACAATGCATACTGGTATGCAATGGTGAATGGTAAATTAAATGCTGACTAATCCAATTTTAGTCTGCTCTGGAGCATACTGTACAACCATTCAAAGAGATAATCTTGGTTAAGTTTCTATCATATGATTTTGGAAAATTCCCTCTTTGGTTGATTTAATGTTTCAGTTGGTTCATGATTTGGCGTTTCTATGTAAGATGACACCGCGATTTGAGTTCGTTATTTTGCAAAGATTTCTAGAACAAGACACCATCTTTGGTTTTAGTCATTAATCATGCAGAGTAGTGAATCGTTGAATGTAGAATCATGATTCCATGTTTtagttgttttcattttcagtTTGTATTTGGGGTTTATTGGATGCTAATaccttgatttgattttgtggtttCTCAGAAGGATAGCTCAACTTAAGGAGATTGATTGCCAAACTGCGACTGAAGAGATAATGTATATGTTAATCTTATACAAATTCTCAGAGATAAGAGTACCTCTTGTTCCAAAGCTTCCCAGTTGCGTCTACAATGGAAGGCTTGAGATCTCGCCTTCAAAAAACTGGGAACTTGAGTCAATCCATAGCTTTGATAAGAATCATCTCAGTAAAGTATACACAGCTTCCGTCTTTTATGGATACTTCCTGAAATCTGCTTACCTAAGGCTTAACACCATGAAAATTTCACCAATCAACTACGACATTACATTTCTGAATTTGATCCCAAGATATTGCAGAGATGCGCAAAGCCAAGGTCACACGAAGCGAAAATCCCGATAGAGAAGCAGTGCTTAGCTCTTTTCGGTCCTGAGGGAATCAGCGAAGAGAGCATAGTGACATCATTTTCTAGCCTGAAGAGGCTGCTTCTTGAGGCTGTGGCATTTGGTACATTCCTATGGGACACGGAGGAGTATGTAGATGGCGCTTTTAAGCtcaaagagaatgagaatgcagaagaagaagacaatagCAGTGTGTGAATCAGTTTGCTTAAAAGAAAatcttgaaatatatttttggtggacattgcatatataaatatatagagagagacaaaagGTTTCTATAGTGTCAATGATGGctatatgaaattaattttgtCTATAGCTTGCGTAATTATGTGTGTAGTTTATATTGAATGAGTAATAGACATTAGATTGGTTGTGTTGCTTTAGTATCCTCTTCCTAATTTAGTAATTTGTCCATGTCTTCAGAggagtagaaaaaaaaacagtgaaaaacaatttaatatttttgtgtatAAAATGAATATAGTAATTATATGCTAAATTTTACTTCAAACTTTGATAGAAAAACTGTAAATTAAAGTTTATCGTTTCTTGGACTATCATTTATAAGAACATACGTTTGATAAAACATTAACTACTATGTAACATAAGTAAAAGCACATATAAAATGTGCTCTATCTTGTTTTTAAAACATCACAACAAAAACTCAAGTCGTTTAGTAaacaaaatctttctatttttttttgggttaaaatatTGAGATTCTATAGAAAATGAAGACAACATTTTTCTTCCTAGTTCTTGCAGTTCTTGTTTCATCATGTAAGTTTATTCtctttaaataaaacatatataccatGTTTTATAGTCGagaataatatattaacttaataatttcattttcttttgaattacTTATAGGTGTATCAAATATTATGGCACAATCTATTTCGGAAGAAAATACTCCCTTTCCCATTCCTCCACTAAGCTCTGATATTGATCCAACTGACGAACATGTTGGACACTCTCCTGATGACATGAAAATTCTTTTTTGCCAACAATGTGCATATCACTGtgttgagaaaaagaaaaatgtatttaGTTGTGACAATTCAATTTGTCGTTGTACCTTTGAAGACATTTTGTAAGATATTCTATTTGTAGAATAATCTtgaaaatcaatgaaaataataataatgtactattttctttatttcctggttttatttttcattttccccTTATAACCCAAATGTTATGTATACATGCATTTGCATA
It encodes the following:
- the LOC104728696 gene encoding UV-B-induced protein At3g17800, chloroplastic-like; translation: MEMRDTSLSHHGSLSFIPSRRNSVRRNLGGCDCVVLPSRRKVRYDSLVVVTVSGAVPSLDAPLVPRSAQGRFLSSVLAKKRQLFHFAVADLLKQLVDDKEAALSRMFLSSGSDEASLHRRIAQLKEIDCQTATEEIMYMLILYKFSEIRVPLVPKLPSCVYNGRLEISPSKNWELESIHSFDKNHLSKVYTASVFYGYFLKSAYLRLNTMKISPINYDITFLNLIPRYCRDAQSQGHTKRKSR
- the LOC109127603 gene encoding defensin-like protein 220, which codes for MKTTFFFLVLAVLVSSCVSNIMAQSISEENTPFPIPPLSSDIDPTDEHVGHSPDDMKILFCQQCAYHCVEKKKNVFSCDNSICRCTFEDIL